A region of Desulfuromonas sp. TF DNA encodes the following proteins:
- a CDS encoding histidine kinase dimerization/phospho-acceptor domain-containing protein — protein MKPDCCWYKENIVADECPFLGMGEEHLLQDRRQRFLRRCLECPRFRNDLRTLSDDHRGTLADLLPEALDELAAQRRQNHELNRQIEVRNRETRFLYEVGLVLQSSTEMDEVIAMALTAVTAGKGFGLNRAILMLVDSKRKLLRGYLAVGPRSREDAGRIWREIAERDYPLREMAQLFFREKLAAEREKFQDLLDKLSVPLDDHDHLFVQALNDQQSRHIPDIRCEPHLDSSRAEALGVRELILVPLKSKDRRVGLLLADNIVTGQPIAADDLHSLETFAMPVSFAIERASLYERLQSELKNLTEANRRLGEQQELILRMEKMALVGKLTASISHSIRNPMTIIGGFARTLNRNIPVDDPNRPYVESIMREARRLDGVLEEVLSYSESLHPTYDRWDINHLVTEVYSGLREDLETNDVNCRLVLAPDLPLVMVDFKKIVYCLRSIIRLALTDIPRGGEMEICTARKENELSIILSHGGKALHPETIRAVTSESFSEARQGGGLGLALCARILEDHGSDLEIRGREGAGTSFVIRLHIAKEESYGPSVGG, from the coding sequence GTGAAACCTGATTGCTGCTGGTACAAAGAGAACATTGTTGCCGATGAGTGCCCTTTTCTGGGTATGGGAGAGGAGCACCTCCTCCAGGATCGCCGCCAGAGATTTCTGCGGCGCTGTCTAGAATGCCCCCGCTTCCGGAATGACTTGCGGACGCTGAGCGATGACCACCGGGGCACCCTGGCCGATCTCCTTCCTGAAGCCTTGGACGAACTGGCGGCACAGCGCCGGCAGAATCACGAACTCAACAGGCAGATCGAGGTCCGCAACCGGGAGACCAGGTTCCTTTACGAAGTAGGACTGGTACTGCAGAGCTCGACGGAGATGGACGAAGTCATCGCCATGGCTCTGACCGCCGTCACGGCCGGAAAGGGCTTCGGCCTGAACCGGGCGATCCTGATGCTGGTGGACTCAAAACGCAAGCTCCTCAGGGGATACCTGGCCGTCGGACCGCGCAGCCGGGAAGATGCCGGTCGCATCTGGAGAGAGATCGCCGAACGCGACTATCCCCTGAGAGAGATGGCGCAGCTCTTTTTCCGTGAGAAACTGGCGGCGGAAAGAGAAAAGTTCCAGGATCTCCTCGACAAACTTTCGGTCCCTCTCGATGATCACGATCACCTTTTCGTGCAGGCCCTGAACGATCAGCAGTCGCGGCATATCCCTGATATCAGATGCGAGCCTCACCTCGATTCTTCCCGGGCGGAGGCCCTCGGGGTCAGAGAACTTATCCTGGTTCCCCTCAAAAGCAAGGACCGGCGGGTCGGACTGCTTCTGGCGGACAATATCGTTACCGGCCAGCCCATCGCCGCCGATGATCTTCATTCGCTGGAAACCTTTGCCATGCCGGTTTCCTTCGCCATCGAGCGGGCCTCTCTCTATGAACGCCTGCAGAGCGAGCTGAAAAACCTGACGGAAGCCAACCGCCGGCTCGGCGAACAGCAGGAACTGATCCTGCGCATGGAAAAGATGGCACTGGTGGGGAAACTTACCGCCAGCATTTCCCACTCGATCCGCAATCCGATGACCATCATCGGCGGTTTCGCCCGAACCCTGAATCGCAACATCCCCGTCGATGACCCCAATCGGCCGTACGTCGAATCGATCATGCGGGAGGCCAGACGGCTGGATGGTGTTCTGGAGGAGGTGCTGAGCTACTCGGAATCGCTCCATCCCACCTACGACCGATGGGACATCAACCACCTGGTTACTGAAGTTTACTCCGGTCTGCGGGAGGATCTGGAGACAAACGACGTCAACTGCCGGCTCGTGCTTGCCCCCGACCTTCCTCTGGTGATGGTCGATTTCAAGAAGATCGTCTATTGCCTGCGCAGCATCATCCGTCTGGCGCTGACGGATATTCCCCGCGGGGGTGAGATGGAAATTTGCACCGCACGCAAGGAGAACGAACTGAGCATCATCCTCTCCCATGGCGGGAAGGCCTTGCACCCGGAAACGATCAGGGCAGTCACCTCGGAATCATTTTCGGAGGCGAGACAGGGCGGCGGACTCGGTCTCGCCCTGTGCGCCCGTATCCTTGAGGATCATGGCTCGGATCTGGAAATCAGGGGACGTGAAGGAGCTGGAACGTCCTTTGTCATACGCCTGCACATCGCAAAGGAGGAAAGCTATGGCCCGTCTGTTGGTGGTTGA
- a CDS encoding ATP-dependent helicase, whose product MDLTTLNKEQLTAVRHDEGPLLLLAGAGSGKTRVITYRIAYLLLQRGVPAGSILAVTFTNKAAREMKERVLELVGKKRASGMVVATFHALCVRILKEDIERLGYKRNFSIYAASDQARLVKDIMQGLDIDGKKFDADRILWIISDAKNRLVAPEDFAVRHQDDYETMAAEVYPRYQKALKAFNAVDFDDLLMLTVRLFRQCPEALAKYQERFRYLLVDEYQDTNAAQYLLLKYLSEKHRNLCVVGDDDQSIYGWRGADLGNILDFEKDFAGTTVIKLEQNYRSTGNILAAANAVIRNNAKRKEKALWSADGPGARIESIRCMDEEDEARMVMERIHAERFRHVLQYRDFAILYRTNVQSRAFEEQLRYENIPYVLIGGQQFFDRKEVKDAVAYLKVLVNSRDEVNLLRILNYPRRGIGETTADRIIRHSAERENPLWDVLRDPSGVAELSDKGKEAIAAFVDLMERYRRRFARGPGLAETARSFFEEIGLEDEIYRGADDPAKARRRAENVQEVVSAMASYEEREAAPTLAGFLDKVSLYDEDRPGKNDKEKKLSQDAVTLMSLHSSKGLEFPVVFMVGLEEEYLPHKKSIHETFDIDEERRLCYVGITRARRQLVLLHAQQRKKYGKMLPRVPSRFLKEIPEALLDRRGSEAKLPASEEEQEVMAGSFFAGIKALLGD is encoded by the coding sequence ATGGACCTTACCACACTGAACAAAGAACAGCTCACCGCCGTGCGCCACGACGAAGGCCCCCTTCTCCTGCTGGCGGGGGCCGGCTCGGGCAAAACCCGGGTCATCACCTACCGCATCGCCTACCTGCTGCTCCAGCGGGGAGTTCCCGCCGGCAGCATTCTGGCTGTCACCTTCACCAACAAGGCGGCCCGGGAGATGAAGGAGCGGGTGCTGGAGCTGGTCGGGAAAAAACGGGCCTCCGGCATGGTTGTCGCCACCTTTCACGCCCTCTGCGTGCGCATCCTGAAGGAGGACATCGAGCGGCTCGGATACAAAAGGAACTTCTCCATCTATGCCGCCTCCGATCAGGCCCGTCTGGTCAAGGACATCATGCAGGGGCTCGACATCGACGGCAAGAAATTCGATGCCGACCGCATCCTGTGGATCATCTCCGACGCCAAGAACCGCCTTGTGGCCCCCGAGGACTTCGCGGTTCGCCACCAGGACGACTACGAAACTATGGCCGCCGAGGTCTATCCCCGCTACCAGAAGGCGCTCAAGGCCTTCAATGCCGTCGACTTCGACGACCTGCTCATGCTGACGGTCCGGCTGTTCCGGCAGTGCCCCGAGGCTCTCGCCAAATACCAGGAGAGGTTCCGCTATCTCCTGGTCGACGAATACCAGGATACCAACGCCGCCCAATACCTCCTCCTTAAATATCTGTCGGAAAAACACCGCAACCTCTGCGTGGTGGGCGACGACGATCAGTCGATCTACGGCTGGCGAGGCGCCGATCTCGGAAACATCCTCGATTTCGAGAAGGATTTCGCCGGGACCACGGTGATCAAGCTGGAGCAGAACTACCGCTCCACCGGCAACATCCTGGCCGCGGCCAACGCGGTGATCAGGAACAACGCCAAGCGCAAGGAAAAGGCCCTGTGGAGTGCGGACGGGCCGGGCGCCCGCATCGAAAGCATCCGCTGCATGGATGAGGAGGACGAGGCGCGCATGGTCATGGAGCGCATCCACGCCGAGCGCTTCAGGCACGTACTGCAGTACCGCGACTTCGCCATTCTCTACCGCACCAACGTGCAGTCCCGGGCCTTCGAGGAGCAGCTTCGCTACGAGAACATCCCCTATGTCCTCATCGGCGGGCAGCAGTTCTTCGACCGCAAGGAGGTCAAGGACGCCGTCGCCTATCTCAAGGTGCTGGTCAATTCCCGGGATGAGGTGAACCTCCTGCGCATTCTCAACTACCCCCGCCGGGGGATCGGCGAAACTACGGCGGACCGGATCATCCGCCACTCGGCCGAAAGGGAGAACCCCCTCTGGGATGTCCTTCGGGACCCGTCCGGGGTCGCCGAACTGAGCGACAAGGGAAAAGAGGCGATCGCCGCCTTCGTCGATCTCATGGAGCGCTACCGCCGGCGGTTCGCCCGCGGTCCCGGACTGGCCGAGACGGCCCGGAGCTTCTTCGAGGAGATCGGTCTGGAGGACGAGATCTACCGGGGGGCCGACGATCCGGCCAAGGCCCGGCGGCGAGCGGAAAATGTCCAGGAGGTGGTGAGCGCCATGGCATCCTACGAGGAGCGGGAGGCCGCCCCGACCCTCGCCGGATTTCTCGACAAGGTCTCCCTGTACGACGAGGACCGGCCGGGTAAGAACGACAAGGAGAAGAAGCTCAGCCAGGACGCCGTTACCCTGATGAGTCTTCATTCGAGCAAAGGGCTGGAGTTCCCCGTGGTCTTCATGGTTGGACTGGAGGAAGAGTATCTCCCCCACAAAAAATCGATCCATGAGACTTTCGACATCGACGAGGAGCGGCGCCTCTGCTATGTCGGAATCACCCGCGCCCGGCGACAGCTGGTGCTCCTCCACGCGCAGCAGCGCAAGAAGTACGGCAAGATGCTCCCCCGGGTGCCGAGCCGATTCCTGAAGGAAATCCCCGAGGCTCTCCTCGACCGGAGAGGCAGCGAGGCGAAGCTCCCCGCCAGCGAGGAGGAGCAGGAGGTGATGGCCGGCAGTTTCTTTGCCGGCATCAAGGCCCTGCTGGGAGACTGA
- a CDS encoding mannose-1-phosphate guanyltransferase codes for MKAVLMAGGFGTRIQPLTINMPKPMIPLVNQPIMLHIIELLKKHGIDELVLLLYHQPEIIKNFFGDGSEFGVRITYVTPLEDFGTAGAVKAAAKYLDERFLIISGDLLTDFDLSEVIKFHEEKKAKATITLTSVKDPLQFGVVITDKEGRITKFLEKPGWGEVFSDTINTGIYVLEPEVLDMIPEGENRDWSKDIFPAMLEENAPLFGCSLSGYWADIGNTDAYLEACHDITQNRVQILTREKPIKTEGGEVFMGEETLIASGDYSQLEGMVVLGDNTHVLGDARLKNCTVGRNCVIEDGAELEDAVLWDNVYLRKGCRIKGAVLGNNVRAGQGVTIEEGAIIGDETTIGDDAFIKKDIKVWPRKAIEGGSIVTTNLIWGEKWRKSLFEGAQVRGLTNVELTPEFTAKLGAAYASTLPKDAFVLAGRDAVRASRMLKRSFVGGLLSAGVNVRDIKMVSLPVLRYKLTTFGEVGGVHFRQSPEDPASTEIVFFDADGVEISSAMAKGIERVYYKENFRRVHYTEPGGISEIPRIYDYYREGFLRAVNSEVLRAAKPKVVIDLNHSPAGHLLPDLLTELGCEVIELNSHVHENGGGSTPEQDSRSMEQLSRIVETLGATAGFWLGPSGERIKLIDETGEVLSNTEALVVLTALVCRGERRGSLVLPVPAPLAVEELAQEFGLTVQRTKTDGRSLVEAAQNRQVQLAGTMDGRFAFPSFQSNFDALFTVAKTLELLARTGETLGSIRRTIPRRAYRHLQIPCSWELKGGIMRKMSEDSVDLEASFIDGVKVQIDGDWVLLLPDQHRPIAHIVAESGDSNRVDKLLETYRDKVEGWKQELLAS; via the coding sequence ATGAAAGCGGTTCTCATGGCGGGGGGGTTCGGCACCCGCATCCAGCCCCTGACCATCAACATGCCCAAGCCGATGATCCCGCTCGTCAACCAGCCCATTATGCTCCACATCATCGAACTGCTGAAGAAGCACGGGATCGACGAGCTGGTTCTGCTTCTCTATCATCAGCCCGAAATCATCAAGAACTTCTTCGGCGACGGCAGTGAATTCGGGGTACGCATCACCTATGTCACCCCCCTCGAGGACTTCGGCACCGCCGGGGCGGTCAAGGCGGCAGCCAAATACCTGGACGAGCGATTTCTCATCATCAGCGGCGATCTCCTTACCGATTTCGACCTTTCCGAGGTCATCAAATTTCACGAGGAAAAAAAGGCCAAGGCGACCATCACCCTGACTTCGGTGAAGGACCCTCTCCAGTTCGGCGTGGTCATCACCGACAAGGAAGGCCGGATCACCAAGTTCCTTGAAAAACCGGGATGGGGAGAGGTCTTCTCGGACACCATCAACACCGGCATCTATGTTCTGGAGCCGGAGGTGTTGGATATGATCCCCGAAGGGGAAAACCGGGACTGGTCCAAGGACATTTTCCCGGCCATGCTGGAGGAGAACGCCCCCCTGTTCGGCTGCAGCCTCAGCGGTTATTGGGCGGACATCGGCAACACAGACGCCTACCTGGAAGCCTGCCATGACATAACGCAGAATCGAGTACAGATCCTGACCAGGGAAAAGCCCATAAAAACCGAAGGTGGAGAGGTTTTTATGGGTGAAGAGACGCTGATCGCCAGCGGCGATTATTCGCAGTTGGAGGGGATGGTGGTCCTTGGCGACAACACCCATGTACTCGGCGATGCCCGCCTGAAGAACTGCACCGTGGGCCGCAACTGCGTCATCGAGGACGGCGCCGAACTCGAAGACGCCGTCCTCTGGGACAACGTCTATCTCAGGAAAGGCTGCCGCATCAAGGGTGCGGTTCTGGGCAATAATGTCCGGGCGGGCCAGGGGGTGACCATCGAGGAAGGAGCCATCATCGGCGATGAGACGACCATCGGCGATGATGCCTTCATAAAAAAAGACATCAAGGTGTGGCCGCGCAAGGCGATCGAAGGAGGTTCCATCGTCACCACCAATCTGATCTGGGGAGAGAAGTGGCGCAAGAGCCTTTTCGAGGGGGCGCAGGTGCGCGGGCTGACCAATGTCGAGCTGACCCCCGAATTTACCGCCAAGCTGGGCGCCGCCTATGCCTCCACCCTGCCGAAGGACGCCTTCGTGCTGGCCGGCCGGGATGCGGTCCGCGCCTCGCGCATGCTCAAGCGCTCCTTTGTGGGCGGTCTCCTTTCGGCGGGAGTCAACGTCCGGGACATCAAGATGGTTTCCCTGCCGGTGCTGCGCTACAAGCTCACCACCTTCGGCGAGGTCGGCGGTGTACATTTCCGTCAGTCCCCCGAGGATCCCGCGTCCACGGAAATCGTTTTCTTCGATGCCGACGGGGTGGAGATCTCCTCCGCCATGGCCAAGGGGATCGAGCGGGTTTATTACAAAGAGAACTTCCGCCGCGTGCATTACACCGAGCCCGGCGGCATCTCCGAGATACCCCGCATTTACGACTACTACCGGGAGGGGTTCCTGCGGGCCGTCAACAGCGAAGTCCTGCGGGCGGCAAAACCGAAGGTAGTGATCGACCTCAACCACTCACCGGCGGGACATCTCCTCCCTGATCTTCTGACGGAACTCGGCTGCGAGGTGATCGAGCTCAACTCCCATGTACATGAAAACGGCGGCGGCAGCACCCCCGAGCAGGACAGCCGCTCGATGGAACAGCTCTCGCGCATCGTCGAAACCCTGGGAGCCACCGCGGGATTCTGGCTCGGGCCTTCGGGGGAACGGATTAAACTCATCGACGAAACCGGAGAGGTCCTTTCCAACACCGAGGCTCTCGTGGTCCTGACCGCCCTCGTGTGCCGGGGGGAACGCCGCGGCAGTCTGGTCCTGCCGGTTCCGGCCCCTCTGGCCGTGGAGGAACTGGCCCAGGAGTTCGGATTGACCGTACAGCGCACCAAGACGGACGGACGCTCTCTGGTGGAGGCCGCACAGAACCGCCAGGTGCAGCTTGCCGGCACCATGGACGGCCGCTTCGCCTTCCCATCCTTTCAATCCAATTTCGACGCCCTCTTCACCGTGGCCAAAACCCTGGAGCTGCTGGCCCGGACCGGGGAGACCCTGGGAAGCATCCGCCGGACCATCCCCCGCCGGGCCTATCGGCACCTGCAGATTCCCTGCTCCTGGGAGCTCAAGGGAGGAATCATGAGAAAGATGAGCGAAGATTCCGTCGACCTGGAGGCCTCCTTCATCGACGGCGTCAAGGTTCAGATCGATGGCGACTGGGTGCTTCTTCTTCCCGACCAGCACCGTCCCATCGCTCATATCGTCGCAGAATCCGGGGACAGTAACAGGGTGGACAAATTGCTCGAAACCTATCGGGACAAAGTAGAAGGGTGGAAACAGGAACTGCTGGCAAGCTGA
- a CDS encoding response regulator, giving the protein MARLLVVDDERDIRHLYAAELEDEGYQVESVGTGAEAAELLKNQEFDLIVLDIQMKGESGLQLLQNIVKERSDLPVILCTAFSCYKDDFSSWLADAYVVKSSDLTELKEEIRRVLKKKT; this is encoded by the coding sequence ATGGCCCGTCTGTTGGTGGTTGACGATGAAAGAGATATCCGGCATCTCTATGCGGCTGAACTGGAGGACGAAGGGTACCAGGTGGAGTCCGTCGGGACCGGAGCCGAAGCCGCCGAGCTGCTTAAAAACCAGGAATTCGATCTGATCGTCCTGGATATACAGATGAAGGGGGAAAGCGGACTGCAGCTTCTGCAGAACATCGTCAAGGAGCGATCGGACCTGCCGGTCATCCTCTGCACGGCATTCAGCTGCTACAAGGATGACTTTTCCTCCTGGCTAGCCGATGCCTATGTGGTCAAAAGCTCCGATCTCACGGAGCTGAAAGAAGAGATCCGGCGGGTCCTGAAGAAGAAGACCTGA
- a CDS encoding DUF4931 domain-containing protein — protein sequence MSELRWDPLKKTWVIITLERGRRPRDFMNDRKQVNMTVCPFCYGREDKTPREIFAIRTDGSRPNTPGWKVRVIPNKYPVLRIEGELEKRGVGIYDAMNGIGAHEVVIETPDHDRSLAELAPAEITDVLKAYRARLLDLRKDPRFRYILLFKNHGVEAGAAIPHSHTQIIAVPITPNLTATELSVCQEYYKKKERCLFCDLLAQEREDRRRIIRDDGNFVVFAPYASRFPFEVRIAPARHSHDFALMADHELSALAEALKDALLRMRSVLRDPPYNFLLHTSPLMHLRLGKPGYWGSIPYDFHWHIDLVPRLTNNAGFEWGTGFFMNSTPPEEAARFMRAVDLSMSL from the coding sequence TTGTCCGAACTGCGCTGGGATCCTCTAAAAAAGACCTGGGTGATCATCACTCTGGAGAGAGGGCGCCGCCCGAGAGACTTCATGAATGACCGCAAGCAGGTCAACATGACCGTCTGCCCTTTCTGTTACGGACGTGAAGACAAGACCCCAAGGGAGATCTTTGCCATCCGCACGGACGGTAGCAGGCCCAATACGCCCGGCTGGAAAGTGCGGGTCATCCCCAACAAATATCCGGTGCTGCGTATTGAGGGGGAGCTCGAAAAGAGGGGAGTGGGAATCTATGATGCCATGAACGGCATCGGCGCCCATGAAGTGGTCATAGAAACTCCCGATCACGACAGAAGCCTGGCCGAACTCGCCCCGGCCGAAATAACCGATGTGCTCAAGGCCTACCGGGCTCGACTTCTCGATCTGCGCAAGGACCCCCGGTTTCGCTATATCCTTCTGTTCAAGAACCACGGCGTCGAAGCGGGAGCCGCCATTCCCCACTCCCATACCCAGATCATCGCCGTTCCGATTACTCCGAACCTGACGGCGACCGAGCTTTCCGTCTGCCAGGAATACTATAAAAAGAAGGAACGCTGTCTCTTCTGCGATCTTCTGGCACAGGAGCGGGAGGACCGACGGCGCATCATCCGCGACGACGGAAATTTTGTGGTTTTTGCCCCCTATGCCTCCCGTTTTCCCTTTGAGGTTCGGATTGCACCCGCTCGCCACAGTCATGATTTTGCCCTGATGGCCGACCACGAGCTGTCCGCGCTGGCGGAAGCTCTGAAGGATGCCCTGCTGCGGATGCGCAGCGTTCTGCGGGACCCGCCGTACAACTTCCTCCTGCACACCTCCCCCCTCATGCATCTGAGACTGGGAAAGCCGGGGTACTGGGGATCGATCCCCTATGATTTCCACTGGCATATCGACCTGGTCCCCCGTCTGACCAATAATGCCGGATTCGAATGGGGCACGGGATTCTTCATGAATTCCACCCCTCCGGAGGAGGCGGCCCGCTTCATGAGGGCCGTGGACCTCTCCATGAGCCTTTGA
- a CDS encoding TIGR01212 family radical SAM protein (This family includes YhcC from E. coli K-12, an uncharacterized radical SAM protein.), with protein MSEKRYQLFSEHLKCHFGGRVHKISVDAGFSCPNRGGTRDLPGCLFCDPGGSGAVGIDRGFPVAEQIERGKEVMTRKYRAESFLAYFQPFSNTWAATKHLRELYDEALAVSGVVGLAVGTRPDCLPSDVLDLLAGYHRRTYFWLELGLQSIHDPTLRFLRRGHDYAAFLKAYAGARQRNLRVCVHIILGLPGEGRAEMLATADEMARLGVDGIKIHLLHVLKGTPLGDMYEKGGLRILEQAEYISLACDFLERLHPDTLIHRLTGDGPRDLLMAPLWSLNKWEVLNAIDDELARRGSRQGSFRRTEDGGPRTEIRRPG; from the coding sequence ATGTCCGAGAAGCGTTACCAACTATTTTCCGAACATCTCAAATGCCACTTTGGCGGCCGGGTTCACAAGATCTCCGTGGACGCCGGTTTCTCCTGCCCCAACCGGGGCGGCACCCGTGACCTGCCCGGCTGTCTCTTCTGCGATCCCGGCGGTTCAGGGGCGGTGGGAATCGACCGGGGCTTTCCGGTAGCAGAGCAGATCGAGCGGGGCAAGGAAGTGATGACCCGCAAGTACCGAGCCGAAAGCTTTCTCGCCTATTTTCAGCCTTTTTCAAATACCTGGGCCGCGACGAAGCATCTGCGGGAACTCTATGACGAAGCCCTTGCGGTTTCCGGAGTGGTGGGGCTGGCCGTGGGGACCCGCCCCGACTGTCTTCCTTCAGACGTCCTGGACCTGCTCGCCGGCTATCACCGGCGCACCTATTTCTGGCTGGAACTGGGGCTGCAGAGCATCCACGATCCGACCCTGCGTTTCCTCCGCCGCGGCCACGATTACGCTGCCTTTCTGAAGGCGTACGCCGGCGCCCGGCAGCGGAACCTGAGGGTCTGCGTCCACATCATTCTGGGACTGCCGGGGGAAGGCCGGGCCGAGATGCTGGCCACCGCCGACGAAATGGCGCGCCTGGGAGTGGACGGCATCAAGATTCACCTCCTCCATGTACTCAAGGGGACCCCATTGGGGGACATGTATGAAAAAGGCGGGCTCAGGATTCTGGAGCAGGCCGAATACATCTCCCTGGCCTGCGATTTTCTCGAGCGCCTCCATCCGGACACTCTGATTCACCGGCTGACGGGAGACGGTCCCCGGGATCTGCTGATGGCGCCATTGTGGTCGCTCAACAAGTGGGAGGTGCTCAATGCCATCGATGACGAGCTGGCGCGCCGGGGGAGCCGGCAGGGATCTTTTCGGAGGACAGAGGACGGAGGACCGAGGACGGAAATCCGTAGGCCGGGATAA
- a CDS encoding FKBP-type peptidyl-prolyl cis-trans isomerase N-terminal domain-containing protein: MKKDFGTTTFIALTLLVFLVAGCRREQEGSSLTDREGNKKYSVGLHLGGETDKHEMVNLKSLEEKMSYALGLVIGLDLDRQNLDLNPELLARGFQDAYSGNTPALTDEEIEQVRKDFVNRKRAEQQKKVQ, encoded by the coding sequence ATGAAAAAAGACTTTGGGACCACCACCTTTATCGCCCTGACTCTGCTTGTATTTCTTGTCGCCGGTTGTCGGCGGGAGCAGGAAGGTTCTTCTCTGACGGATCGGGAAGGGAATAAAAAATATTCGGTCGGTCTTCATCTCGGTGGGGAGACGGATAAGCACGAGATGGTCAATCTGAAGAGCCTGGAAGAGAAAATGAGTTATGCCCTCGGCCTCGTGATCGGGCTGGACCTCGACCGGCAGAATCTGGACCTAAATCCCGAGTTGCTGGCCCGGGGCTTTCAGGACGCCTATTCCGGCAATACGCCGGCTCTGACCGATGAGGAGATCGAGCAGGTCAGAAAGGATTTTGTCAACCGGAAAAGGGCCGAACAGCAAAAGAAGGTTCAGTAG